A window of the Gossypium arboreum isolate Shixiya-1 chromosome 2, ASM2569848v2, whole genome shotgun sequence genome harbors these coding sequences:
- the LOC108462850 gene encoding aquaporin TIP2-1 translates to MAGIAFGRFDDSFSLGTVKAYLAEFISTLVFVFAGVGSAIAYNKLTTDAALDPDGLVAIAVCHGFALFVAVAIGANISGGHVNPAVTFGLALGGQITILTGIFYWIAQLLGSIVACFLLKAVTGGLTVPIHGLGAGVGAIQGVVMEIIITFALVYTVYATAADPKKGSLGTIAPIAIGFIVGANILAAGPFSGGSMNPARSFGPAVASGDFNGIWIYWVGPLIGGGLAGLIYGNVFMNSDHAPLSNDF, encoded by the exons ATGGCAGGAATCGCCTTTGGTCGCTTTGATGATTCCTTCAGTTTGGGGACTGTCAAGGCCTACCTTGCTGAGTTTATCTCAACTTTGGTGTTTGTTTTTGCCGGCGTTGGCTCTGCCATTGCTTACA acaAGTTGACAACTGATGCAGCCCTAGATCCCGATGGGCTAGTCGCCATTGCTGTTTGCCATGGATTTGCTCTCTTTGTTGCAGTGGCTATCGGTGCCAACATCTCAGGTGGCCATGTCAACCCTGCAGTCACTTTTGGGTTAGCTCTTGGTGGCCAAATCACCATACTAACTGGCATCTTTTACTGGATTGCCCAACTTCTTGGATCCATTGTTGCTTGCTTCTTGCTCAAGGCTGTCACTGGTGGCTTG ACAGTTCCTATCCACGGTCTTGGAGCTGGAGTTGGAGCTATTCAAGGAGTGGTGATGGAGATCATCATCACATTTGCATTGGTTTACACAGTGTATGCAACCGCAGCTGACCCAAAGAAGGGATCACTCGGGACCATTGCACCCATTGCCATCGGCTTCATTGTTGGTGCCAACATCTTGGCCGCTGGTCCATTCTCTGGTGGATCCATGAACCCAGCTCGCTCCTTCGGACCAGCAGTGGCTAGTGGCGACTTCAACGGCATATGGATCTACTGGGTGGGACCACTGATCGGTGGCGGATTGGCTGGTCTCATCTATGGAAATGTGTTCATGAACTCTGACCATGCACCATTGTCCAATGACTTTTAA